The stretch of DNA ggccTTTAACACTGAAAGCACTGACTGCTCAGTCTTTAGCTTGCTCTCGACGCTGATCTTAAGTGTTAATGGATGGGTACAAACCAACAGTTCAGTACAATCACAGTCAAGTTTAAATCTCTTGGTTCCATCGCACTGTTCTGCATTCGATCTTCCTAAAATATCTACTTTCAaaatggagagggagagagagagagacaccaaTTTGAAGTAAAAACACAGATGATAAattaaaaggggaaaaaaagagggaaagCCAGAGCGCTCTTAAAACAATTCGACTGGTTGAAGTCAGAGAGTGGTTCAGGAAATTCATGAATTTAAAGGGGCAGTACCCTTTTAACAGATCTATTCCTAACTGAATTGGTTGCTCATTAATGAACTGAGTTGAATTTAGGGAGGACCTTATTGTCATCTGGAGTGTTTTTAGGGAGAAACGTTCTGATATTAATATTGGTGAAGGGGGGGTGTCTGGTCGAATGACTAACGTATGGAAAAGGGgggagaaaaatataaaataaaaataaaatcatacttAGCCAAGCGCTACTAAAGCTGAGGAACGCATGGTGTCTCTTGTTGGTTTATTCCTGTAAAGGGCCTTTTACACATAATGCAAAAGAAGCCGTAAATAGTAAATAACTAATGCTACTATGAGAGTGTTGATCTGTAAAGCTCCCCCTTCCTTGTATGTGGTAATGACTGTAACGATCAGTGAACTGGCGTActtaacaaaaaagaaaataatgtatTGATGTAGGACATGAGAGGAGGAGGTCAGGGACAACAAGCACTTTTACAAAATCTGCAAAATGTCTAAAACAGGTGTTAAGTTTTGTCTATTCCCCCTCTCTTCTCTGCAGGGTTAGGAGTTGTGGAAGTGTGTTTTGGGATGTTCAAGATCAAGATTAATATTACTGAATAAAGGTGGCTCTTACTTCCTTTTTCAGGTGTAGTTTAAAAGTGTACTGTCTCTTCGAATCCCTCGGCCCCGGGTCTCGTTTCTAATTTAGTTAGCTTAGCATCGCCTCTGCTCCCGTAGCCTAGCCTGGTTCCTCTAGCCTGACTTGGCTCCCACAAGAGCCATAAGTCCGTCTGTGCTCATGGACTTGGGACGTTCCAGAGGGAAGCCCAGTGCTCTGCTCCACACCAGCTGAGCTAGGACCCCCAGGGCCCGGGACACGCCGAACAGCACCGTGTAGTAGTTCATTTCAGTCATGCCATAGtactgcaaataaataaatacataaataaatgaaacacacCCAAGAATTAGCCAATTGTGTATCCTACATATGggtatcatttaaaaatatggatgtttataataatatataatataggttatagtttatgtaaataaattctATGTTTTCCTGCATTGTCCTTGTGAACTTTAAATGAAGACTGGACCAAAaacaatgctccaaaataaataaaatctctttACTGGAGACAATGCAGGTCTCTCTGAAACGTCAGGGACTTACCTGTAGTAGCACTCCACTGTGAGCATCAACGTTGGGCCATGGGTTCTTGGCCTTGCCCTGCTCAAGCAGCACGTTGGGCACGATCTTGTAGAGCTGAGACACCAGCTTGAACATGGGGTCATTAGGAAGATGCTTGAGGGCAAACTCGCGCTGGCACGTGTAACGGGGATCCGTCTTCCTCAGAACAGCATGTCCATAGCCAGGCACCACCTGGGtcacaaaaagaaaatggagaaaaataTAAATCTTTACCTTTTGGGccactgattttttttcattattattaaaatcgGAGATGTAACGACTACACGGCTTTGTCCTTACTCTGCCTGATTTCAGCGTGTTCCAGATGTAATCCCTCATCTTCTCATCGGACACTTCACCTCCCAGCTCCTTCTGCAGCGCTGTCAGCCACACCAACACTTCCTGTGGAGCACAAGGGGAAATGCTTCAAAACAAAAGCCAACTAAAATTAGAGGCTTGAATCTAACCTGTGTGTTACAAGTCATCAAAGGTATGGgagcactttacattaacgccttcagagaacagcgttaggtgcaaaatgtgcacagctgatcactgcatggcacggcagcacaacatcactgcacaAGCATCTGAAcaggaagcctgttggagctgtgtgtgaaagagattaagtatagtaagttaattctactttttctctcactcattgttactagagcctgctagagtagttaaacaacatttgtttttcttagtaaattgatattacactcgcgtttagcgaacaagccttagcacGTCACTCCCCGTGTTAGTgttttgagtatcacagccaagtgtatatttacattacatacactgttgtgttattaaatattgataaatataaaatgtaatggttgggttaattcttcatgtaaacactattttttaataatggcaggttgtgtgttccttatacaattacaacattagttctctaaaatatcttaaccatatctgatcatgtgtgttagttgaatttcccttttattctcagcacatggcggcatcacccaatatccatttatgtcatttcaatttgcctgcattgttgtctgcattttagatcaataattattaactttaaaaagacatttaaacTGTTCACCGTCTGTAAATTCAATACTTGAATAGGATTTTGTTtaacaaaacaatataaagaAATGCTGGTTGCACGttataaaaaaagattttgtgtgTTTCTTTACATTGATTCTGCTGctgtaaaattatttatttttttgtactcAATGtagcacacatttatttttttaggtgAGTTGTTGGAAACAAGTTTTGTACAAAGACAGTTtggtttattaaataaaatgctggAAATCAAGTTTGgcttgttttcctttttatcagattaataatcgattaatcgaaaaaaaaaaaaataataataatcaacagattaatcgattatcaaaataatcgtTAGTTGCAGCCCTACCTGAGAGTCATAACGAGGATGGAATGGGCTTATGGCTTAGATCTTGAACATTTCCACTAATATTTTTCATTAGCAGTTTCCATCCACGTAGTTTTTGCGAATTATTAAAACGTGTGTTAAAAACCTGAAGccctcaaaaaaataaaacctcccaaatatatttttaaaaagtgcttcATGTCAGAACGAGGAGGAAAGTTAGACAATCACTAAAGCGCAAATGAAGGATTGAAAAAGGGTTTTTTgaataaacaataacattttgGCTGGTTCACACCTACTGCGCATGCGGCACAGTGTGCCCTGGACTGACCCCATGACCACAGGCTTTTAACAGACTCCTCTGGACTCTTCTTCCTTTTCTACTATAAATACTTCATGACATCTGTTTTCATACTAACACCACCCGAGTTTCTCATTTTAGACtgtacacatatacacagcATTTACATGCATTCCTGCCAAATCATTAAGGACTAGTTCTATGACAGAAACCACACTGAAGCTCCAATACATATTATATCAACTTTCTGAAGTGTATTTTTGATATTAAAACGGCTGCAAAAACAATTCTGATCAAAGCAAATCCCCACTCGATTCTCTCCATCTCGTTTTGACGGGAGCCTGTGCCTTCTGAAGTTTATTCCCAAAAGTCTAATGGACAGATACATCGACTCATTTCACACCCCAACCCCCTCCTCCAATCGCAACGTTTGCAAACGTTTGTTTTGATTGAACACACAGCTAATGAGAACAACTTTGTATAGTTTCTTTGAATCGGCTTTTAGACATGAGCATGCAGCAGGCACCGCCCACAAAATCTCCATGGTATAAATTCTTATCCAAAAGTTGTTGATGTTAAAGCTAGCAAAAGCAGAGGTTCAgtctgtatctgatccactggACTAAACAGTACTACATCATTTGTGCGTTTATACAGGAATGTTTTATGcaaatttagatttttatttaaaaagagagGATCGGTTACAATTTAGCTCCTAAATGCTGCACCACTgaagataaaaacaaatatttgactAAGAATATCATGCATATTTGGCTGCACATTTGCCACAGTGAGTACCAAAAAAGGCAACctgaatattttctcttttagcTAAATTTGGTTAATCTGAGGAAAGTGTGAACTGTatgtttcatatttaatatgtaCCAGAAACAGACATCTGAGAGACCTGTCAGTTTAGAGTCTCAGTCAAGTGTGTGTACCTGGTTTGCTAGTCCGTGCAAGGGTCCAGCCAGGCCATTCATAGCTGCACTGAAGGAGAGGTAGGGGTCAGAGAGCGCACTGCCCACAAGGTGGCTGGTGTGGGCGCTGACATTGCCACCCTCATGGTCACTGAaccagagagaaaaacacaaacacacatattaatataaaatatagtatTCATAATAACAGAATAATTAATACAGGTGACCCTTTAAATGAAAACGAAAACCCTTGTGCTTTTCTGAAGCGAATCTTCAATAAAGCACTGAAGAAAACATGGCCGTTGACAAAAATGTCAACCATTTAACATTAAGTagtgggagggagggaggtttTAAAACCTAAGTTTGCGCTTCTCCTTCCATTTCTCTGCCCACCTACAATGTCATGGTTTGCCAAAGAAAGGAGGATCACTTCCAAAGCTTGGAAAAAAATTATCATCAGTATTTGGGAGGAAAAATTGTTTTCTAATGAGTCATCGTTAGAAACTAGATCAGGCAACAGACACTGCACGCAGCAGGCATTTTGGTTTCTCTAAAGACATTTTCACATATGAATTATGGAGCATTAGGTCTAGATGTTTTCCAGAGTTGTCTTTTCACACATGTATTGTACATTTGGAGATTTTCAGTGTCAGATGTGCTCTCAGAGTTGTAAATGTCTGGTGTTTTAGGCATGGGGCAGCACCCGTGAGGCACGGCATCATACTCCGGTACATTACcggctctattcacacatgaCATTAGTATGAGGGGGCTGTAAGGTGCTTTTCTTCCCGAAGTAAAAGCCAAGTCTGTGTGCTGGCACTCATCTGTGCCAATGAGATTTCTCCATTAAAACAATTCCATCTTAGTCCAAGTCATTCCTCCTCCCAAAGGGAAAGACCAGCTTGTACGGCCAGAACACAACATCTACACTATTCACAGTAATTTGttaaactttaaataaattgaatttaaatataatataatgactGGTGCATAATATAATGACTGACACACTGAAGCATTTAGCACATGGCAATGTGTACTGATCACAATATACAGCACTACACTCAATAttagttttcattttattatggtTTAAAAACAGCTATAAGCTTGTTAAATGCCTTAAAGAGTTGTTACCTGTGGATGGTGAGGTAGAGCCTCATGAGCTCAACAAACTGGGGGTCGTTGTAGCCCAACATGTTGGTAAAATTGTGAGACCAATCCAGGTTGGAGTCAATGGCGCCAATGCTGCTGCCCTCACGGTAGAGGTTGCGGTAGATTTTAGCAGCAACGCAAGGAAGCTTGGCGATCAAGTCCATGGAGTCTTCATACACAAACTAAACCAGAAAAGATTTCAGGGAGAACAAAGCCTGTTAGTTCAAATCGCCCAGATTTAACATCAGATCGGAGACAGATGTCAATATTAACACAGAAACGTTTTAAAACTGATGGACACTACTGATACAATTATAATCCAACTACGTTAATCTTACATTTCCACTACCAAAGCTTCAGCCTTAAGAAGAAACAACACAATTTATGTTTTTCCAAAAATTAATACTTATTTCACATTAAACACAATTGTTACTTTTCCTGGAGGAGGTGAGGAAAAATCCCTGTCTGTTAAATAGTTAACTAAACTTTATGTAGAGGACATATGAAGACAGCTAACAGCAACAATATAAGTTTGGAACACCGCTGCTAGTTTTCTTATATACGTGGTAACTGAGCAATGGGGAGATGTGTCACACACCAGGTGAAACAGCTATAATGATTTAGATGAGAGATGAGAGTGTACAGTGAACATCAAGTGTGCGTTGAGGCAAAAACACATTTACCTCATCTGCTGTAATATGGGCTTCATAGTTTCCATGTCACAGACTAAATTTTCATTAAATTCAACTCAAAATGTCTCACCTCCCAGTACTTGCCCTTGTGAACTCCTTCAGAGTACGCCCGGGCAAAGCTGCTTTCGCTGTTCAGGGCAGTGATGGCGGCGCTAAATTGCGACATGGGATGTAGGTTGGTGGGGAAGTTATCCAGCATGGTGACTACATGAGAGGGGAGAGCCGCCCTCTTGGCCCATTCCTTAGACAACCAGTTCACCTGCAGGGGACAACACCGGGGATGCATGGTTAGCTGCATTAACACAAACTACTAGggctaaacaaataaacactattacactgaaggaaaaaaatcatCATCTGATTTAGTGTTGCCCTACATTTGAAGTGAAATATACAATCGCCATTTCAAGAAAAGGTGGGATACTTACTAAAAACGCAATTAAAATCTGTAGTTTGTTAATTCACTTACCTTTACACAGCACACAAAAGGGCATCGAAAAGATTGTGTTTTTAATGGCAAATTAACTTAGttccttaaataaaaacatgtaggAATTGATGCCCACAGCAcacttaattaaaataaaaagctcggagagaggcatgtttaccaccaGCGCACATCACCTTTACTTTTAATTATACTTTTTAATCTGGGAATTGAAGATACAAATTGTTTTTTGTAGGTAGAACttttgcccattcttgctgTCCCCGTCTCATTGTTTCAACTGACAATACAGTTGTGGGCTActttccttttcctttcaaCCAGTCCAAGAGAATAAA from Hoplias malabaricus isolate fHopMal1 chromosome 5, fHopMal1.hap1, whole genome shotgun sequence encodes:
- the cs gene encoding citrate synthase, mitochondrial, whose protein sequence is MSFLTLSRLAPRLLGSKNAACVVVAARNSSAATNLKDVLSDLIPKEQNRIKNFKQQYGKNNIGQVTVDMVYGGMRGMKGLVYETSVLDPDEGIRFRGYSIPECQQLLPKAVGGEEPLPEGLFWLLITGKVPTEEQVNWLSKEWAKRAALPSHVVTMLDNFPTNLHPMSQFSAAITALNSESSFARAYSEGVHKGKYWEFVYEDSMDLIAKLPCVAAKIYRNLYREGSSIGAIDSNLDWSHNFTNMLGYNDPQFVELMRLYLTIHSDHEGGNVSAHTSHLVGSALSDPYLSFSAAMNGLAGPLHGLANQEVLVWLTALQKELGGEVSDEKMRDYIWNTLKSGRVVPGYGHAVLRKTDPRYTCQREFALKHLPNDPMFKLVSQLYKIVPNVLLEQGKAKNPWPNVDAHSGVLLQYYGMTEMNYYTVLFGVSRALGVLAQLVWSRALGFPLERPKSMSTDGLMALVGAKSG